One genomic region from Tripterygium wilfordii isolate XIE 37 chromosome 20, ASM1340144v1, whole genome shotgun sequence encodes:
- the LOC119987322 gene encoding E3 ubiquitin ligase BIG BROTHER-related-like, translating to MANVSHHHHHTLWDTDDQNFWCPPVSDDLNSQSTTLNIDAEDVVSDLDLLDRENQVSFLMDLFHQRVEQSQVMGYPDLHQDSFPDSGFDVVGGNCEVVIDNLVLDFGLGSGIDLDVHDDCVDFEDFIGHDQYERDSDILDDGYFGDRGVSELEFGEAVSTVSVEIGNFGADNDGVAGFLSDSDSNPNDVALGIDLHSVEANHDDDIASVPLCLGSLMLDDRVEPEEEYDFGWEEVDGRVDERELLGMVLDPAEDEDDVSVTISDPEQPEDLVSVERTGVAGNLEWQVLLNAHNFEVNPEEHGHNVEPFFGDNVEYDMLFGHFAENESAPLGRPPASKYVVENLPEVVINAEDVKNNNALCAVCKDEINVGKKAKQLPCEHKYHGDCILPWLGIRNTCPVCRHELPTDDVEYERRKARRAGRVQ from the coding sequence ATGGCAAATGTATCTCACCATCACCACCATACACTTTGGGACACAGACGACCAGAACTTCTGGTGCCCTCCTGTATCCGACGACCTTAACTCCCAATCCACCACCCTTAATATCGACGCAGAAGACGTCGTCTCTGACCTAGATTTACTGGACCGTGAGAATCAGGTTTCGTTTCTAATGGATCTCTTCCACCAGCGCGTCGAGCAGTCTCAGGTCATGGGTTATCCTGATTTGCATCAAGATTCTTTTCCAGATTCTGGTTTTGACGTTGTTGGAGGGAACTGCGAGGTTGTTATTGATAATTTGGTGCTCGATTTCGGGTTAGGGTCAGGAATCGATCTGGATGTTCACGATGATTGCGTGGATTTTGAAGATTTCATCGGGCATGATCAATATGAGCGTGATAGTGATATACTTGATGATGGTTATTTTGGGGATAGGGGAGTTTCGGAGTTGGAATTCGGTGAGGCTGTGTCGACTGTGAGCGTGGAAATTGGAAACTTTGGAGCTGATAACGATGGAGTTGCGGGGTTCTTGTCAGATTCGGACTCGAACCCTAACGACGTAGCACTTGGGATCGATCTGCATTCGGTGGAGGCGAACCACGATGATGATATTGCAAGCGTCCCTCTCTGTTTGGGATCTCTCATGCTGGATGATCGCGTAGAGCCTGAAGAGGAGTATGATTTTGGTTGGGAAGAAGTTGATGGCCGTGTTGACGAGAGGGAGCTTCTGGGCATGGTGTTAGACCCGGCTGAAGATGAGGATGATGTGTCCGTGACGATTTCAGATCCAGAACAGCCCGAGGATTTGGTGAGCGTGGAGAGGACAGGAGTCGCTGGTAATCTGGAATGGCAGGTCTTATTGAACGCCCATAATTTTGAGGTAAATCCTGAAGAACATGGACATAACGTTGAGCCTTTTTTTGGCGATAATGTTGAGTATGACATGCTGTTTGGCCATTTTGCGGAGAATGAGAGTGCCCCATTGGGTCGGCCTCCTGCTTCAAAATATGTTGTGGAGAATCTGCCTGAAGTTGTCATAAATGCAGAGGATGTGAAGAACAACAATGCACTTTGTGCTGTTTGCAAAGACGAGATTAACGTTGGGAAAAAAGCCAAGCAGCTTCCATGTGAGCACAAGTACCATGGGGACTGCATTCTGCCATGGCTGGGGATTAGGAACACTTGTCCTGTTTGTCGGCATGAATTGCCCACAGATGATGTAGAATATGAAAGGAGGAAGGCACGGAGAGCTGGCCGTGTTCAATGA
- the LOC119986668 gene encoding uncharacterized protein LOC119986668 isoform X2 yields the protein MAMASSSSPTQPPPNASNLENSATQPTLTTPPQGNVKVDVASRNGLPTAIDKKPETAQHFEFLDGEDYIEKYSKYESDYTRRLMAKYFSEKNLYGGNTFEEKMTIDEEAILSSRWPGTRSFADPVLSFEEQSSGDSTSPSETLGR from the exons ATGGCGATGGCGTCGTCTTCATCGCCAACCCAGCCGCCTCCCAACGCCTCCAATCTCGAGAACTCCGCCACTCAGCCCACCCTTACGACTCCACCTCAG GGGAACGTGAAGGTTGATGTTGCCTCCAGAAATGGTTTGCCCACTGCGATTGACAAGAAGCCTGAAACAGCTCAGCATTTTGA GTTCCTAGATGGTGAGGACTACATTGAGAAATACAGCAAATATGAATCAGACTACACTCGCCGGCTGATGGCAAAATACTTTTCGGAGAAAAATCTTTATGGAG GAAACACATTTGAGGAAAAAATGACAATAGACGAGGAGGCTATATTGTCAAGCAG GTGGCCAGGTACTCGATCGTTTGCAGACCCTGTGCTGAGTTTTGAGGAGCAGAGCAGTGGCGACTCAACTTCTCCTTCTGAAACCCTG GGACGATGA
- the LOC119986668 gene encoding uncharacterized protein LOC119986668 isoform X1, with amino-acid sequence MAMASSSSPTQPPPNASNLENSATQPTLTTPPQGNVKVDVASRNGLPTAIDKKPETAQHFEFLDGEDYIEKYSKYESDYTRRLMAKYFSEKNLYGGNTFEEKMTIDEEAILSSRWPGTRSFADPVLSFEEQSSGDSTSPSETLASHSNGKHIQKSS; translated from the exons ATGGCGATGGCGTCGTCTTCATCGCCAACCCAGCCGCCTCCCAACGCCTCCAATCTCGAGAACTCCGCCACTCAGCCCACCCTTACGACTCCACCTCAG GGGAACGTGAAGGTTGATGTTGCCTCCAGAAATGGTTTGCCCACTGCGATTGACAAGAAGCCTGAAACAGCTCAGCATTTTGA GTTCCTAGATGGTGAGGACTACATTGAGAAATACAGCAAATATGAATCAGACTACACTCGCCGGCTGATGGCAAAATACTTTTCGGAGAAAAATCTTTATGGAG GAAACACATTTGAGGAAAAAATGACAATAGACGAGGAGGCTATATTGTCAAGCAG GTGGCCAGGTACTCGATCGTTTGCAGACCCTGTGCTGAGTTTTGAGGAGCAGAGCAGTGGCGACTCAACTTCTCCTTCTGAAACCCTGGCAAGTCATTCAAATGGAAAGCACATTCAAAAGAGCAgctga
- the LOC119986960 gene encoding aspartic proteinase CDR1-like → MHHHIFFMVILLSFNVLIQSRVEPKRNSFTIDLIHPDSILSPFYNRSITPSELIRKAGMRSLNRVNYYFNSSRHANPEENIESPVIHDGADYLAEIYVSPTLKQKVYAVIGTGSELIWIQCKPCKNYNDEDVALYEPRNSETYKALSDSDKICQDLEFTKSAGRSKKCKYRYSYEKNAFTVGILSTETFYFKPTTKGKPISFPKLVFGCSHINNVKLISSKVQGVIGLGLGSGKLSFVSQLGDRTEHRFSYCLVPLSENTAASKLSFGHEEKISDARVSTSFVFKDDKPYYYLSLEGITVGFYKKVRIEEEHRNIIIDSGTPMTVLHSSIYDPLERALIKVIGLSPKKIDPTGPFTLCYDTWRNLSYPNLVFHFPKADVHLKRENTYIRYLDYTCVTIIRYDGISIFGNSAQINFQVEYDLIEKQVSFTPTDCTKFGIKV, encoded by the coding sequence ATGCATCACCATATCTTCTTCATGGTGATTctgctttcgttcaatgtgttGATACAATCTCGAGTTGAACCAAAAAGAAACAGTTTCACTATCGATCTTATCCATCCCGATTCAATACTATCACCCTTTTATAACCGTTCTATCACTCCATCAGAACTCATAAGGAAAGCTGGCATGCGTTCTCTCAATCGAGTCAACTACTACTTCAATTCATCTAGGCATGCTAATCCAGAAGAGAATATCGAGTCACCGGTGATTCATGACGGAGCGGACTATCTCGCGGAGATTTACGTTAGTCCTACTCTAAAACAAAAGGTGTATGCTGTGATAGGTACGGGAAGTGAACTTATATGGATACAATGCAAACCTTGTAAGAATTATAACGATGAGGATGTGGCACTCTATGAACCCAGGAATTCAGAGACCTACAAAGCACTTTCCGACAGTGATAAGATTTGTCAGGATTTGGAGTTTACAAAGTCTGCAGGGAGATCAAAGAAGTGCAAATACAGATATTCTTACGAGAAAAATGCATTTACAGTCGGAATTCTGAGCACTGAGACCTTCTACTTTAAGCCCACCACCAAGGGCAAACCGATATCCTTCCCCAAATTAGTGTTTGGGTGTAGTCACATAAACAACGTTAAGCTGATCAGTAGCAAAGTTCAAGGTGTGATTGGTCTTGGTCTTGGAAGTGGGAAGTTATCGTTTGTTTCTCAACTAGGAGACCGAACTGAACATAGATTCTCCTACTGTCTTGTTCCACTGTCGGAAAACACAGCCGCTAGCAAACTTAGTTTTGGACATGAAGAAAAAATCTCGGATGCAAGAGTCTCAACCTCATTTGTATTCAAAGATGATAAACCCTATTACTACCTTAGTCTTGAAGGTATTACCGTTGGATTTTATAAGAAAGTAAGGATAGAAGAAGAGCACCGGAATATCATAATCGATTCTGGGACGCCCATGACAGTACTGCATTCAAGCATATATGATCCCCTGGAACGTGCACTTATCAAGGTGATTGGTCTGAGTCCAAAGAAAATAGACCCAACTGGACCATTTACTTTGTGCTATGATACTTGGCGTAACCTCTCCTATCCCAACCTGGTATTCCATTTTCCTAAGGCAGATGTTCATTTAAAACGGGAAAACACATATATTCGGTATTTGGATTATACCTGTGTGACCATAATTCGATATGATGGTATTTCTATTTTTGGTAACTCGGCTCAAATAAACTTTCAAGTAGAATATGATCTCATTGAGAAGCAAGTGTCTTTTACGCCAACAGATTGCACCAAATTTGGAATCAAGGTGTAG
- the LOC119986962 gene encoding probable aspartic protease At2g35615, translating into MPFEKLFQLPPKLHVDSNTASICLSIYLKKMHHQIFLLIFLSFNVLIQSPVEPKGNSFTIDLIHPDSVLSPFYNHSITPSELTRKAGARSLHRVNYFNSSGYVNAKNIESPVVGDGADYLVEIYVSPTQKQKVYVVIDTGSELTWIQCKPCENYNDKNMALYEPENSETYRALSDVDKICQDWMFTEPGRSKKCKYRYRYEKNAFTVGILSTETFYFQPTRDRPIFFPKLVFGCSHRNKVKFSSQVQGVIGLGSGQLSFVSQLGDRTDHKFSYCLVPRSEKAASKLSFGHQEKTSDKTVSTPFVFKDHKPHYYLSLEGVSVGNKKILIEEKQHNIIIDSGTPMTVLHSSIYDPMERELIKAIGPNPKKDPTGAFALCYDNWRDLSYPNLVFHFANADIRLKRKNTYIRYLDYICVTIIRYDGISIFGNSAQINFRVEYDLIEKQVSFTPTDCTKFGIKSPEGSRDDAPGGRLCCLKHRLCLDRQLGENLLSISVVPSSAPWQLGCTLSGLIKEGLTYFSQKKEVHEVEQILEHYACVADMICRAG; encoded by the exons ATGCCATTCGAAAAATTGTTTCAGCTACCACCAAAACTTCACGTTGATTCCAACACTGCCTCCATCTGCCTTTCCATTTACCTCAAGAAAATGCATCACCAGATCTTTTTATTGATTTTCCTTTCGTTCAATGTATTGATACAATCTCCAGTTGAACCAAAAGGAAATAGTTTTACCATCGATCTTATCCATCCTGATTCAGTACTATCACCCTTTTACAATCATTCTATCACTCCATCGGAGCTCACAAGGAAAGCTGGCGCGCGTTCTCTCCATCGAGTTAACTACTTCAATTCATCTGGGTATGTTAATGCAAAGAATATCGAGTCACCCGTGGTTGGCGACGGAGCAGACTATCTCGTGGAGATTTACGTTAGCCCTACTCAGAAACAAAAGGTGTATGTTGTCATAGATACGGGAAGTGAACTTACATGGATACAATGCAAACCTTGTGAGAACTACAACGATAAAAATATGGCACTCTATGAACCGGAGAATTCAGAGACCTACAGAGCACTTTCTGACGTTGATAAAATTTGTCAGGATTGGATGTTTACAGAGCCTGGGAGATCAAAAAAGTGCAAATACCGCTATCGTTACGAGAAAAATGCATTTACAGTCGGAATTCTTAGCACTGAAACCTTCTATTTTCAGCCGACCAGAGACAGACCAATCTTCTTCCCCAAATTAGTGTTTGGGTGTAGTCACCGgaacaaagttaagttcagtAGCCAAGTTCAAGGTGTGATTGGTCTTGGAAGTGGGCAGTTGTCGTTTGTTTCTCAACTAGGAGACCGAACTGACCATAAATTCTCTTATTGTTTGGTTCCACGGTCAGAAAAGGCGGCCAGTAAACTTAGTTTTGGACATCAAGAAAAAACCTCCGATAAAACAGTTTCAACTCCATTTGTATTCAAAGATCATAAACCCCATTACTACCTCAGTCTTGAAGGTGTTAGTGTTGGAAATAAGAAAATATTGATAGAAGAAAAGCAGCATAATATCATAATCGATTCTGGGACACCCATGACAGTATTGCATTCAAGCATCTATGATCCCATGGAACGTGAACTTATCAAGGCGATTGGTCCGAATCCAAAGAAAGACCCAACTGGAGCATTTGCTTTGTGCTATGACAATTGGCGTGATCTCTCCTATCCCAACCTGGTATTCCATTTTGCGAATGCGGATATTCGTTTAAAACGGAAAAACACATATATTCGGTATCTAGATTATATTTGCGTGACCATAATTAGATATGATGGAATTTCTATTTTTGGTAACTCGGCTCAAATAAACTTTCGAGTAGAATATGATCTCATCGAGAAGCAAGTGTCTTTTACGCCAACAGATTGTACCAAATTTGGAATCAAG TCACCTGAGGGTTCCCGTGATGATGCTCCTGGGGGGCGTTTGTGCTGCTTGAAACATCGATTGTGCCTTGATCGGCAGCTCGGTGAGAACCTTCTGAGTATCTCGGTTGTGCCTTCGTCAGCACCTTGGCAGCTCGGTTGTACCTTGAGCGGGCTGATCAAGGAAGGGCTCACTTATTTCAGCCAGAAGAAGGAAGTCCATGAGGTAGAACAAATTTTAGAGCATTATGCATGTGTAGCTGACATGATTTGTCGTGCTGGATGA